A section of the Candidatus Woesearchaeota archaeon genome encodes:
- a CDS encoding transcriptional repressor — MKRTRETKQKQIIEDAVTHFTSFFNAEELHLYLKKKDKEVGIATIYRLLTILVSEGKIHSFQCNRKTIYSSNKKNHCHFVCERCGEAKHIQPKKLDFLEKEIDGKICHVQIDISGICEKCGKKE, encoded by the coding sequence ATGAAACGAACGCGAGAAACAAAGCAAAAACAAATCATCGAGGACGCAGTAACACACTTTACCTCTTTTTTCAACGCAGAAGAATTGCATCTCTACCTCAAAAAAAAAGACAAAGAAGTAGGCATTGCGACCATTTACCGCCTCTTAACAATCCTCGTTTCAGAAGGTAAAATCCATTCTTTCCAATGTAACAGAAAAACAATTTATTCATCCAATAAAAAGAATCATTGTCATTTTGTCTGCGAACGTTGTGGAGAAGCAAAACACATTCAACCAAAAAAACTTGATTTTCTGGAAAAAGAGATTGACGGAAAAATATGTCACGTGCAAATTGATATTAGTGGAATTTGTGAGAAGTGCGGAAAGAAAGAATAG
- a CDS encoding ZIP family metal transporter produces the protein MAYELFYTIMSVVLVSLVSLLGVFSLLLRKKTERTFLLILVGLSAGTLFGDAILHLLPEAVQGKGFTPSVSLFVLLGIVVFFILERFVHWNHCHGLPASEKHVGHAHHIGVLNLTADALHNFIDGLIIAASYFVSIPVGIATTVAVIFHEIPQEIADFGILLYSGFSKQKALFYNFLSATTAIMGAIVGLLLGVKSSSFVPFILPFSAGAFIYIAGSNLIPELQKEGSLKESVWHLSAMILGILVMVGLLFLE, from the coding sequence ATGGCATACGAATTATTTTACACGATTATGAGTGTTGTTCTCGTTTCCCTTGTTTCGCTCCTCGGTGTTTTCTCTTTATTGCTTCGAAAGAAAACAGAGCGAACATTTTTACTTATCTTGGTTGGCTTGTCTGCGGGAACATTGTTTGGAGACGCTATTCTTCATCTCCTTCCTGAAGCAGTTCAAGGAAAGGGGTTTACTCCTTCTGTTTCCTTATTTGTTCTTCTTGGGATTGTGGTGTTTTTTATTCTCGAACGTTTTGTGCACTGGAATCACTGCCATGGATTGCCCGCGTCTGAGAAGCATGTGGGGCATGCTCATCACATTGGTGTTTTAAATCTCACCGCAGACGCGCTCCACAATTTTATTGATGGATTAATTATCGCGGCAAGTTACTTTGTCAGCATTCCTGTGGGAATCGCGACGACTGTCGCGGTTATTTTCCATGAGATTCCGCAAGAGATCGCTGATTTTGGAATTTTACTGTATTCAGGATTCTCAAAACAAAAAGCATTGTTCTACAATTTCCTTTCCGCGACCACCGCGATCATGGGCGCGATTGTGGGGTTGCTTCTTGGCGTAAAATCATCTTCTTTTGTTCCGTTTATTCTTCCATTCTCCGCAGGCGCGTTTATCTACATCGCGGGTTCTAATCTAATTCCTGAATTGCAGAAAGAAGGTTCTTTGAAAGAATCAGTCTGGCATTTGTCCGCGATGATTCTGGGGATCTTAGTTATGGTTGGATTGCTGTTTTTAGAGTAG